A genomic segment from Clostridium pasteurianum BC1 encodes:
- a CDS encoding 4-fold beta flower protein yields the protein MEKIYDGRGRSCGYLKENTIYNKDNNIMGYIADRMILDYNGNPVAYMSDDGVIYSTMDDMAVGSYDDPPVDPDGFRSRRRFFFPFFPFFPFFPFFFF from the coding sequence ATGGAAAAAATATATGATGGACGTGGTAGAAGTTGTGGCTATTTAAAAGAAAACACAATTTATAACAAAGATAATAACATTATGGGTTACATTGCAGATCGAATGATTTTAGATTATAATGGTAACCCTGTAGCTTATATGTCAGACGACGGAGTTATTTATTCTACTATGGATGATATGGCTGTTGGATCTTATGATGATCCTCCTGTTGATCCAGATGGTTTCCGTAGTCGCCGTAGATTTTTCTTCCCATTTTTCCCATTCTTCCCATTCTTCCCATTTTTCTTTTTTTAA
- a CDS encoding terminase small subunit, producing MKYFNATKAYQKAYECDYITANTNGPRLLVNVCIKSEMDLYLF from the coding sequence ATAAAATATTTTAATGCCACTAAAGCCTATCAGAAAGCTTATGAATGTGATTATATAACTGCTAATACTAATGGACCTAGACTACTTGTAAATGTTTGTATTAAAAGCGAAATGGATTTGTATTTATTTTAA